From Streptomyces sp. SAI-135:
ACCGAGCCGCACGACCTCGACGGCACCGCTCGCCCCCACGTGCGTCCCTGTCCCCGCCATGCCGTCGCGTGCGCCGAGAACCACTTGGAGCGCTCCTTCCACCGCCGTGCCGTCCAGCATCCAACGCCACCGCGCCCGACCCACCGGTAATGAGGTGAAGTTGGCATGCAGACGCGTGCAGATCCGATGACGGCACCCCAAGGGTCCGGACCCGGCCCCTTCTTCGCTCACCCGAACACTCTTGCCGACAATCGAGCACGCGCCTACGCTGATTTTGTGCCGCTGATAAACAAACTGCGTACAGGCATCGCCCTGCCGGACAACTCCCTCACCCGCCTCCGTATCGCCCTCACCGTCTTCTTCGCCCTCGACGGCTTCGTCTTCGCCGGGTGGGTCGTCCGCATCCCCGCGATCAAGGAACAGACCGGCGCCTCCGCCAGCGCCCTCGGTCTCGCCCTGCTCGGTGTCTCGGCCGGCGCGGTGATCACGATGATGCTCACGGGACGGCTGTGCCGCCGTTACGGCACCCACCGGGTCACCGTCGTCTGCGCCGTCCTGCTCTCCCTCAGCGTCGCCCTGCCGCCGCTCACCCACTCCGCTCCGGCGCTCGGCGCCGTGCTGCTGGTCTTCGGGGCCGCGTACGGCAGCATCAACGTCGCCTTCAACAGTGCCGCGGTCGATCTGGTGGGCGCGCTGCGGCGGCCCATCATGCCCAGTTTCCACGCGGCTTTCAGTCTGGGCGGCATGCTCGGTGCCGGGATCGGCGGGCTGGTGGCCGGAGGTCTGTCGCCCACGCGGCACCTGTTCGGCCTCACTCTGGTCGGTCTGCTCGTCACCGCCGTCGCGGGCCGGACCCTGCTGCGCATCCAGCCGCCGACACCCGTGCGGGACACACCGCCGCACGATGCCGCACGCCGACCTTCGAAAACCCCCACCCGCACCCGCGGCCTCGTCGTCACCTTCGGCCTGATCGCCCTGTGCACGGCCTACGGCGAGGGTGCGCTGGCCGACTGGAGCGCCCTGCATCTGGAGCACGACCTGGACGCCACACCGGGCGTCGCGGCGGTCGGTTACTCGTGCTTCGCGCTCGCCATGACGATCGGCCGGCTGAGCGGCACCAAGCTGCTCGAACGTCTCGGCCAGACCCGCACGCTCGTGGGCGGCGGCACCACCGCCGCGCTCGGCATGCTGCTCGGAGCCCTCGCTCCGTCCGTCTGGGCGGCTCTGCTCGGCTTCATGATCACGGGGCTCGGTCTCGCCAACCTGTTCCCCGTCGCCGTCGAGCGCGCGGGCAGGCTGGCCGGGCCCGACGGAGTCGCCGTCGCCTCCACCCTCGGCTACGGCGGCATGCTGCTCGGCCCGCCCGCCATCGGCTTCATGGCCGACTGGTTCTCGCTGCCCGCCGCGCTCACCAGCGTCGCGGTGCTCGC
This genomic window contains:
- a CDS encoding MFS transporter; amino-acid sequence: MPDNSLTRLRIALTVFFALDGFVFAGWVVRIPAIKEQTGASASALGLALLGVSAGAVITMMLTGRLCRRYGTHRVTVVCAVLLSLSVALPPLTHSAPALGAVLLVFGAAYGSINVAFNSAAVDLVGALRRPIMPSFHAAFSLGGMLGAGIGGLVAGGLSPTRHLFGLTLVGLLVTAVAGRTLLRIQPPTPVRDTPPHDAARRPSKTPTRTRGLVVTFGLIALCTAYGEGALADWSALHLEHDLDATPGVAAVGYSCFALAMTIGRLSGTKLLERLGQTRTLVGGGTTAALGMLLGALAPSVWAALLGFMITGLGLANLFPVAVERAGRLAGPDGVAVASTLGYGGMLLGPPAIGFMADWFSLPAALTSVAVLAGTAAVIAALTRRAAAG